In Micromonospora purpureochromogenes, a single window of DNA contains:
- a CDS encoding 3-methyladenine DNA glycosylase — translation MTAALAPAALDAADWQARRAAHVARVDSLLGDHLAKRARHGRQSIEEFLLTYYNYRPAQFRRWQPGPGFLLQHARPEEFGAFYVSDEHGAAHLDVLAVLERRRESVEWIHRLLVSTATRPPHFGCFGMHEWAMVYRQTQAEVRHNILPLRLGAEATAALVDELAVRCSHFDAFRFFTPAARPLNVLQPTRETQHEHDQPACLHANMDVYRWAYKLAPLVPSELIADCFELAKEIRTLDMRASPYDLTSIGLDFLPIETPEGRAEYVRCQRDFAARAGALRQRLIGYCERALGQFTAGRPTASGS, via the coding sequence GTGACCGCCGCCCTCGCACCCGCCGCCCTCGACGCGGCCGACTGGCAGGCCCGCCGGGCCGCGCACGTCGCCCGGGTCGACAGCTTGCTGGGTGATCACCTTGCGAAGCGAGCAAGGCACGGCCGGCAATCGATCGAGGAGTTCCTCCTCACCTACTACAACTACCGGCCGGCCCAGTTTCGGCGGTGGCAACCCGGCCCGGGATTCCTGCTACAGCACGCAAGGCCCGAGGAGTTCGGGGCCTTCTACGTCAGCGACGAGCACGGCGCAGCCCATCTGGACGTGCTGGCGGTACTGGAACGGCGCCGGGAATCGGTGGAGTGGATTCACCGCCTGCTCGTCTCCACCGCCACCAGGCCGCCGCACTTCGGTTGCTTCGGGATGCACGAGTGGGCGATGGTCTACCGGCAGACGCAGGCCGAGGTACGCCACAACATCCTTCCGTTGCGGCTCGGCGCGGAAGCGACAGCCGCTCTCGTCGACGAGTTGGCCGTCCGGTGCAGTCATTTCGACGCCTTCCGCTTCTTCACTCCGGCAGCCCGCCCCCTGAACGTGCTCCAGCCGACCCGCGAGACGCAACACGAGCATGATCAGCCAGCGTGCCTACACGCGAACATGGACGTTTATCGTTGGGCCTACAAGCTGGCGCCGCTCGTTCCGAGCGAACTCATCGCCGACTGCTTCGAGCTGGCCAAGGAGATTCGGACGCTTGACATGCGGGCCAGTCCGTACGACCTGACAAGCATCGGGCTCGACTTCCTGCCCATCGAGACGCCCGAGGGACGGGCCGAGTATGTCCGCTGTCAGCGTGACTTCGCGGCGCGCGCCGGCGCGCTTCGTCAACGCCTGATCGGCTACTGCGAGCGTGCTCTTGGTCAGTTCACGGCAGGGAGGCCAACCGCCTCCGGCAGCTAG
- a CDS encoding NUDIX hydrolase: MAQEQPVDIRAAGGVAWQPDADGGRQVCLVHRPRYGDWSLPKGKLEPGEHPLLAAVREVAEETDVQAVPQVRLPTVRYRSEGRPKTVDYWSMRAVGEGGFQPGTEVDDVRWLAVDDAIRLVSYPHDAEVLAAFAALPRVTGTIALIRHARAGRRATWSGPDDGRPLDVTGRAQAERLAPLVALVRPTRLLSASARRCVQTLDPAAALLDLPIEVDGDLDEPRPGQLGDECALAVAGRLAELAAAGEPVAVCSQGKVIPGALERLTGRTYDFTTPKGGGWLLAFAADRLVAADRL; this comes from the coding sequence ATGGCGCAGGAGCAACCGGTCGACATCCGGGCGGCCGGTGGAGTCGCCTGGCAGCCGGACGCCGACGGGGGCCGCCAGGTCTGCCTGGTGCACCGGCCCCGCTACGGCGACTGGTCGCTGCCGAAGGGCAAGCTGGAGCCCGGCGAGCACCCGCTGCTGGCCGCCGTCCGCGAGGTGGCCGAGGAGACCGACGTGCAGGCCGTGCCACAGGTCCGGCTCCCCACGGTGCGCTACCGCAGCGAGGGCCGGCCGAAGACGGTGGACTACTGGTCGATGCGGGCGGTGGGCGAGGGCGGCTTCCAACCCGGCACCGAGGTCGACGACGTGCGCTGGCTCGCGGTCGACGACGCGATCCGGCTGGTCAGCTACCCGCACGACGCGGAGGTGCTGGCCGCGTTCGCCGCGCTGCCCCGGGTCACCGGGACGATCGCGCTGATCCGGCACGCCCGCGCCGGCAGGCGCGCCACCTGGTCCGGCCCGGACGACGGGCGCCCGCTGGACGTGACCGGCCGGGCCCAGGCCGAGCGGCTGGCCCCGCTGGTGGCGCTGGTCCGCCCCACCCGGCTGCTGTCCGCGTCGGCACGCCGCTGCGTGCAGACCCTCGACCCGGCGGCCGCACTGCTCGACCTGCCGATCGAGGTGGACGGCGATCTGGACGAGCCGCGGCCGGGCCAGCTCGGCGACGAGTGCGCGCTGGCGGTCGCCGGCCGGCTGGCGGAGCTGGCCGCCGCCGGCGAACCGGTCGCGGTGTGCAGCCAGGGCAAGGTGATTCCGGGCGCGCTGGAGCGGTTGACCGGGCGGACCTACGACTTCACCACCCCGAAGGGCGGCGGCTGGCTGCTCGCCTTCGCCGCCGACCGGCTGGTCGCCGCCGACCGGCTCTGA
- the leuD gene encoding 3-isopropylmalate dehydratase small subunit, translating into MDKFTTHTGTAVPLRRSNVDTDQIIPAVYLKRVTRTGFADGLFSAWREDPAFVLNDPTHSGASILVAGPEFGTGSSREHAVWALRDWGFRAVISPRFGDIFRGNALKEGLLPVELELKAVEEIWDRVESDPTSAVTVDLVAREVRVGPASWSFPLDDHSRWRLMEGLDDIGLTLRHAAEIGAYEASRPSFKPAVA; encoded by the coding sequence ATGGACAAGTTCACCACCCACACCGGCACCGCCGTGCCGTTGCGGCGGTCCAACGTGGACACCGATCAGATCATTCCGGCCGTGTACCTCAAGCGGGTGACCCGGACCGGTTTCGCGGACGGACTCTTCAGCGCGTGGCGGGAAGATCCGGCATTCGTGCTCAACGATCCAACCCATTCCGGAGCGTCGATTCTCGTGGCCGGTCCGGAGTTCGGCACCGGATCATCGCGCGAGCACGCCGTCTGGGCGCTGCGCGACTGGGGCTTCCGCGCGGTGATCTCGCCGCGATTCGGTGACATCTTCCGGGGCAACGCCCTCAAGGAAGGTCTCCTTCCGGTGGAGCTGGAATTGAAAGCCGTCGAGGAGATCTGGGATCGGGTCGAGTCCGATCCGACCAGCGCGGTCACCGTCGACCTGGTCGCCCGCGAGGTTCGGGTCGGCCCGGCGAGCTGGTCGTTCCCGCTGGACGACCACAGCCGCTGGCGGCTGATGGAAGGCTTGGATGACATTGGACTGACTCTCCGGCACGCCGCCGAGATCGGCGCGTACGAGGCGTCCCGGCCGTCGTTCAAGCCCGCCGTGGCATAG
- a CDS encoding IclR family transcriptional regulator has translation MSGVGVLDKAVVILAACVDGASLAELVERTKLPRATAHRLAQALEIHRMLVRDTQGRWRPGPRLGELANAAPDVLLTAAEPLLAALRDATGESAQLYLRRADERVCVAAAERASGLRDTVPVGSVLPMTAGSAAQILLAWEPPEAVMPLLPRAKFTGRTLAEVRRRGWAQSVAEREAGVASVSAPIRDRTGRVIAAISISGPIERLGRRPGERHAMAVVRAGQRLSGL, from the coding sequence ATGAGCGGTGTCGGCGTGCTCGACAAGGCGGTGGTCATCCTGGCCGCCTGTGTCGACGGCGCCAGCCTGGCCGAACTCGTTGAACGCACCAAGCTGCCCCGGGCCACCGCGCACCGGCTGGCGCAGGCGCTGGAGATCCACCGCATGCTGGTCCGGGACACCCAGGGGCGCTGGCGTCCGGGGCCCCGGCTCGGCGAGCTGGCCAACGCCGCCCCCGACGTGCTGCTGACCGCCGCCGAGCCGCTGCTGGCCGCGCTGCGCGACGCCACCGGGGAGAGCGCCCAGCTCTACCTGCGCCGCGCCGACGAGCGGGTCTGCGTGGCCGCCGCCGAGCGGGCCAGCGGCCTGCGGGACACCGTGCCGGTCGGCTCGGTGCTGCCGATGACGGCCGGTTCGGCGGCGCAGATCCTGCTCGCCTGGGAGCCCCCGGAGGCGGTCATGCCGCTGCTGCCCCGCGCCAAGTTCACCGGCCGCACCCTCGCCGAGGTGCGCCGCCGGGGCTGGGCGCAGAGCGTCGCCGAGCGGGAGGCGGGTGTGGCGAGCGTCTCGGCCCCGATCCGCGACCGCACCGGCCGGGTGATCGCCGCGATCAGCATCTCCGGCCCCATCGAGCGCCTGGGCCGCCGCCCCGGCGAACGCCACGCGATGGCCGTGGTGAGAGCCGGTCAGCGCCTCTCCGGCCTCTGA
- a CDS encoding fumarylacetoacetate hydrolase family protein, with protein sequence MRIARFAHAKGMSFGVVEGEPGVGPQGLTIAEIEGHPFGQVTFSGARWALSDVRLLSPILPSKVVCVGRNYAEHAAEHGSEVPKEPLLFLKPSTSVIGPRDAIRLPIFSKQVEHEAELAVVIGAPGARRADRAAAAKAIFGYTCANDVTARDLQRSDGQWTRAKGFDSFCPIGPWITTGLDVSDLEIRCEVGRNPEEMEVRQLGRTKDMVFDVPALVSYISHVMTLLPGDVVLTGTPAGVSPLTEGDTVTVRIEGIGELTNPVVPVA encoded by the coding sequence GTGCGTATCGCTCGTTTTGCTCATGCCAAGGGAATGTCGTTCGGGGTCGTCGAGGGCGAGCCGGGGGTGGGCCCGCAGGGCCTGACCATCGCCGAGATCGAGGGCCACCCGTTCGGTCAGGTCACCTTCTCCGGCGCCCGCTGGGCGCTCTCCGACGTCCGACTGCTCTCGCCGATCCTGCCCAGCAAGGTGGTCTGTGTCGGTCGCAACTACGCCGAGCACGCCGCCGAGCACGGCAGCGAGGTGCCGAAGGAGCCGCTGCTCTTCCTGAAGCCGTCCACGTCGGTGATCGGCCCGCGGGACGCCATCCGGCTGCCCATCTTCTCCAAACAGGTCGAGCACGAGGCGGAGCTGGCCGTGGTGATCGGCGCCCCGGGGGCCCGGCGCGCCGACCGGGCCGCCGCGGCGAAGGCCATCTTCGGCTACACCTGCGCCAACGACGTGACGGCGCGGGACCTCCAGCGCTCGGACGGGCAGTGGACCCGGGCCAAGGGCTTCGACTCGTTCTGCCCCATCGGCCCCTGGATCACCACCGGACTGGACGTCTCCGACCTGGAGATCCGGTGCGAGGTGGGCCGCAACCCGGAGGAGATGGAGGTACGCCAGCTCGGCCGGACGAAGGACATGGTCTTCGACGTACCGGCCCTGGTGTCCTACATCTCGCACGTGATGACGCTGCTGCCCGGCGACGTGGTGCTGACCGGCACGCCGGCAGGGGTTAGCCCGCTCACGGAGGGGGATACGGTCACCGTGCGGATCGAGGGGATCGGCGAGCTCACCAATCCGGTGGTGCCGGTCGCCTGA
- a CDS encoding RNA degradosome polyphosphate kinase yields MEEVLDPGDRPTPPSGPDGEPPAVAPLPEDRFLNRELSWLDFNARVLALAEDARTPLLERAKFLAIFASNLDEFYMVRVAGLKRRLSAGLPVRGGDRLPLRTQLELITEKAAELVGRHAACFVEDVLPKLAAEDVRVLRWAELDHPERERLRTYFREHIFPVLTPLAVDPAHPFPYISGRSLNLAVAVRDPDGGSELFARVKVPNNVPRFVRVAREQPGLRMLPVEELISVHLGQLFSGMQVVECHLFRVTRNAEVEVDEDRDEDLLQALERELARRRFGPPVRLEVAASISDHMLELLVRELDMDGHDVLRVPGLLDLSALWQLYGEADRPDLKDPPFVPATHPRLAEGEVPRSVFATLRDGDVLVHHPYHSFATSVQRFIEQAAADPNVLAIKQTLYRTSGDSPIVDALVDAAAAGKQVVVLVEVKARFDEVANIGWARTLERAGCHVVYGLVGLKTHCKTALVVRQEGNQIRRYCHIGTGNYHPKTARLYEDFGVLTADPEIGADLTDLFNVLTGYSRQTAYRRLLVAPQGIRSGLIERIEREIDHVRLGMPGLVQFKVNALVDEEITDALYRASRAGVHVDLLIRGMCTLRPGVPGLSEKIRVRSILGRFLEHSRIFRFGNNGDAEFWMGSADLMHRNLDRRVEALVQVSDPVARAELDHVLTAAFSPEVDSFELAGDGTWTRRASTPEEPLTDLQELLLRRVGGTAG; encoded by the coding sequence CTGGAGGAGGTGCTCGACCCGGGCGACCGGCCCACCCCGCCGAGCGGTCCGGACGGCGAGCCGCCGGCCGTCGCGCCGCTGCCCGAGGACCGGTTCCTCAACCGGGAGCTCTCCTGGCTGGACTTCAACGCCCGGGTGCTGGCGCTGGCCGAGGACGCGCGCACCCCGCTGCTGGAGCGGGCCAAGTTCCTGGCCATCTTCGCCAGCAACCTCGACGAGTTCTACATGGTGCGGGTGGCCGGGCTGAAGCGCCGCCTCTCCGCCGGCCTGCCGGTACGCGGCGGCGACCGGCTGCCGCTGCGCACCCAGCTGGAGCTGATCACCGAAAAGGCCGCCGAACTGGTCGGCCGGCACGCCGCCTGCTTCGTCGAGGACGTGCTGCCCAAACTGGCCGCCGAGGACGTCCGCGTCCTGCGCTGGGCGGAGCTGGACCACCCCGAGCGGGAACGGCTGCGCACCTACTTCCGCGAGCACATCTTCCCGGTGCTCACCCCGCTCGCCGTCGACCCGGCGCACCCGTTCCCGTACATCTCCGGCCGGTCGCTGAACCTGGCGGTGGCGGTCCGCGACCCGGACGGCGGCTCCGAGCTGTTCGCCCGGGTGAAGGTGCCCAACAACGTGCCGCGCTTCGTCCGGGTCGCCCGGGAGCAGCCGGGGCTGCGGATGCTGCCGGTCGAGGAACTCATCTCGGTGCATCTGGGCCAGCTCTTCTCCGGCATGCAGGTGGTCGAGTGCCACCTGTTCCGGGTCACCCGCAACGCCGAGGTGGAGGTCGACGAGGACCGCGACGAGGACCTGCTCCAGGCGCTCGAGCGCGAGCTGGCCCGGCGCCGCTTCGGCCCGCCGGTACGCCTGGAGGTCGCCGCCAGCATCTCCGACCACATGCTGGAGCTGCTCGTCCGGGAACTCGACATGGACGGGCACGACGTGCTCCGGGTACCCGGGCTGCTGGACCTCTCGGCGCTCTGGCAGCTCTACGGCGAGGCCGACCGCCCCGACCTGAAGGACCCGCCGTTCGTGCCGGCCACCCACCCCCGGCTCGCCGAGGGCGAGGTGCCGCGCAGCGTCTTCGCCACGCTGCGGGACGGGGACGTGCTGGTGCACCACCCGTACCACTCGTTCGCCACCAGCGTGCAGCGCTTCATCGAGCAGGCCGCCGCCGACCCGAACGTCCTCGCCATCAAGCAGACCCTCTACCGCACCAGCGGCGACTCCCCCATCGTCGACGCGCTGGTCGACGCGGCCGCCGCCGGCAAGCAGGTGGTGGTGCTGGTGGAGGTGAAGGCGCGCTTCGACGAGGTGGCCAACATCGGCTGGGCGCGCACCCTGGAGCGGGCCGGCTGCCACGTCGTCTACGGCCTGGTCGGCCTCAAGACGCACTGCAAGACCGCCCTGGTGGTACGCCAGGAGGGCAATCAGATCCGCCGCTACTGCCACATCGGCACCGGCAACTACCACCCGAAGACCGCCCGGCTCTACGAGGACTTCGGCGTCCTCACCGCCGACCCGGAGATCGGCGCCGACCTGACCGACCTGTTCAACGTGCTCACCGGCTACAGCCGGCAGACCGCGTACCGGCGGCTGCTGGTGGCGCCGCAGGGCATCCGCAGCGGGCTGATCGAGCGGATCGAGCGGGAGATCGACCACGTCCGGCTCGGCATGCCCGGGCTGGTGCAGTTCAAGGTGAACGCGCTGGTCGACGAGGAGATCACCGACGCGCTCTACCGGGCGTCCCGGGCCGGCGTCCACGTCGACCTGCTGATCCGGGGCATGTGCACGCTGCGACCGGGGGTGCCGGGGCTGTCGGAGAAGATCCGGGTCCGCTCGATCCTCGGCCGGTTCCTGGAGCACTCGCGGATCTTCCGGTTCGGCAACAACGGCGACGCGGAGTTCTGGATGGGCTCGGCCGACCTGATGCACCGCAACCTGGACCGGCGGGTGGAGGCCCTGGTGCAGGTGAGCGACCCGGTCGCCCGGGCCGAACTCGACCACGTGCTGACCGCCGCGTTCAGCCCCGAGGTGGACTCGTTCGAGCTGGCCGGCGACGGCACCTGGACCCGCCGCGCCAGCACCCCGGAGGAGCCGCTGACGGACCTGCAGGAGCTGCTGCTGCGCCGGGTCGGCGGCACCGCCGGCTGA
- the leuC gene encoding 3-isopropylmalate dehydratase large subunit: protein MVGVTRPRTLAEKVWDAHVVRTAEGEPDLLYIDLHLLHEVTSPQAFDGLRLAGRPVRRPDLTLATEDHNTPTGYDDPSFRSRRGDLLTIADPTSRTQIETLRRNCAEFGVRLHPLGDENQGIVHVIGPQLGVTQPGMTIVCGDSHTATHGAFGALAFGIGTSEVEHVLATQTLPQARPRTMAVTVTGQLGPGVTAKDLVLALIAQVGTGGGRGHIVEYRGEAIRALSMEGRMTVANMSIEWGAKAGLIAPDETTFAYLKGRPHAPRGADWDAAVAYWRTLPTDEDATFDAEVTLDASRITPFVTWGTNPGQGAPLGSTVPAPEDFGTDAERTAARRALEYMALTPGTPLRDLAVDVVFVGSCTNGRLEDLRAAADVLRGRKVAGGVRMLVVPGSAAVREAAEAEGLDKVFADAGAEWRFAGCSMCLGMNPDTLKPGERSASTSNRNFEGRQGRGGRTHLVSPPVAAATAVVGRLAAPADL from the coding sequence ATGGTGGGAGTCACTCGACCGAGGACCCTGGCCGAGAAGGTCTGGGACGCGCACGTGGTACGGACCGCCGAGGGTGAACCGGACCTGCTCTACATCGACCTGCACCTGTTGCACGAGGTGACCAGCCCGCAGGCGTTCGACGGGCTGCGCCTGGCCGGTCGTCCGGTTCGCCGTCCCGATCTCACGCTCGCGACCGAGGACCACAACACCCCGACCGGGTACGACGACCCGAGTTTCCGGTCCCGCCGCGGTGACCTGCTCACCATCGCGGACCCCACCTCGCGTACGCAGATCGAGACGTTGCGCCGCAACTGCGCGGAGTTCGGGGTGCGGCTGCACCCGCTCGGCGACGAGAACCAGGGCATCGTGCACGTGATCGGCCCCCAGCTGGGCGTCACCCAGCCCGGCATGACCATCGTCTGCGGCGACTCGCACACCGCCACCCACGGCGCCTTCGGTGCGCTCGCCTTCGGCATCGGCACCAGTGAGGTGGAGCACGTACTGGCCACCCAGACGCTGCCGCAGGCCCGCCCGCGCACCATGGCGGTGACGGTGACCGGCCAGCTCGGTCCCGGCGTCACCGCCAAGGACCTGGTCCTCGCGCTGATCGCCCAGGTGGGCACCGGCGGCGGGCGCGGCCACATCGTCGAGTACCGGGGCGAGGCGATCCGCGCGCTGTCCATGGAGGGGCGGATGACCGTCGCCAACATGTCCATCGAGTGGGGCGCCAAGGCCGGTCTGATCGCGCCGGACGAGACCACGTTCGCGTACCTCAAGGGGCGGCCGCACGCGCCCCGGGGCGCCGACTGGGACGCGGCGGTGGCCTACTGGCGGACCCTGCCCACCGACGAGGACGCGACCTTCGACGCCGAGGTGACCCTCGACGCCAGCCGGATCACCCCGTTCGTCACCTGGGGCACCAACCCGGGCCAGGGCGCGCCGCTCGGCTCGACCGTGCCGGCCCCGGAGGACTTCGGCACCGACGCGGAGCGGACCGCCGCCCGCCGGGCGCTGGAGTACATGGCGCTGACCCCGGGCACGCCGCTGCGCGACCTCGCGGTCGACGTGGTCTTCGTCGGCTCCTGCACCAACGGGCGGCTGGAGGACCTCCGCGCCGCCGCCGACGTGCTGCGCGGGCGCAAGGTCGCCGGCGGCGTACGCATGCTCGTGGTGCCCGGTTCCGCGGCCGTGCGGGAGGCGGCCGAGGCGGAGGGGCTGGACAAGGTCTTCGCCGACGCGGGCGCCGAGTGGCGTTTCGCCGGCTGCTCCATGTGCCTCGGGATGAACCCCGACACGTTGAAGCCCGGCGAGCGCTCGGCCTCGACCTCCAACCGCAACTTCGAGGGCCGCCAGGGCCGGGGAGGGCGCACCCACCTGGTGTCCCCGCCGGTCGCCGCCGCCACCGCCGTGGTCGGCCGGCTCGCCGCCCCCGCCGACCTGTAG
- a CDS encoding DUF4180 domain-containing protein encodes MSTDTLVTLHGRSLLACAPDGPRLCGGGDALDVIGEALGQRAELVVLPVRRLADEFFTLRTGVAGELVQKFVNYRLPVVVVGDISAHVARSIALRDFVTESNRGRQLWFVETMAELEERLRPAA; translated from the coding sequence ATGTCCACCGACACCCTCGTCACGCTGCACGGTCGTTCGCTGCTCGCCTGCGCCCCCGACGGGCCCCGGCTGTGCGGGGGCGGGGACGCGCTGGACGTGATCGGCGAGGCGCTCGGCCAGCGGGCGGAGCTGGTGGTGCTGCCGGTACGGCGGCTCGCCGACGAGTTCTTCACGCTGCGCACCGGGGTGGCCGGTGAGCTGGTGCAGAAGTTCGTCAACTACCGGCTGCCTGTGGTGGTGGTCGGCGACATCTCCGCGCACGTCGCGCGCAGCATCGCCCTGCGGGACTTCGTCACCGAGTCCAACCGCGGTCGCCAGCTCTGGTTCGTCGAGACGATGGCGGAGCTGGAGGAGCGGCTGCGCCCGGCGGCGTGA
- a CDS encoding HU family DNA-binding protein has protein sequence MNKAELIEALAARLGEDRKKAQAALDAVLAEVQAAVTKGEKVAITGFGAFEKRVRGARTARNPRTGEAVKVKKTSVPTFRAGAGFKEMVASGKVAKAAAPAKKAAAAKTTGAKATGAKATGAKAAAAKKTTAAAAKKTAATKAAPTKKAAPAKKTAAATKTAAAKKAAPAKKTTPAKKTTAAKTTAAKKAPAKKAPAKKAAARR, from the coding sequence GTGAACAAGGCCGAGCTCATTGAGGCGCTCGCCGCTCGCCTGGGAGAAGACCGCAAGAAGGCGCAGGCGGCGCTCGACGCGGTCCTCGCCGAGGTCCAGGCGGCGGTCACCAAGGGCGAGAAGGTGGCGATCACCGGATTCGGAGCGTTCGAAAAGCGTGTCCGGGGTGCCCGAACAGCGCGCAACCCGCGTACCGGTGAGGCGGTGAAGGTCAAGAAGACATCCGTCCCGACCTTCCGCGCCGGCGCCGGTTTCAAGGAGATGGTGGCCAGCGGCAAGGTGGCGAAGGCCGCCGCGCCGGCGAAGAAGGCCGCCGCCGCCAAGACCACCGGCGCGAAGGCGACGGGGGCCAAGGCGACCGGCGCCAAGGCCGCCGCCGCGAAGAAGACGACCGCCGCGGCCGCCAAGAAGACCGCCGCGACCAAGGCCGCCCCCACCAAGAAGGCCGCGCCGGCGAAGAAGACCGCCGCGGCCACCAAGACCGCCGCGGCCAAGAAGGCCGCGCCGGCGAAGAAGACCACGCCGGCGAAGAAGACCACCGCCGCCAAGACCACGGCCGCCAAGAAGGCTCCGGCGAAGAAGGCTCCGGCGAAGAAGGCCGCCGCCCGGCGCTGA
- a CDS encoding endonuclease/exonuclease/phosphatase family protein, producing the protein MRYRHRTTVVTALGLILLTDVLRVFLPSVITIFGQAASTPAELLGAFALGWFVLPLAVPTLVRRVGVRPVALVAAVVLAGARLAVTGFPGGRAQLWLATAGLVAGLCWLTAVAAGSNRPVPGLALGLAAAAVLHTVSDTYRSPWLGGVEVWVVGVVLAALFLAGQALPALPAPPAGVGGARAWLLAGPALLLAGMVALSPAVARTAMSYQFGLLGSSPAQGSGAAVAPLFGPLPVAAAVGGFLLAALTPPRRPVGRWIGPVALLAGAVLVALGRGELLLPAVLLTAVGLGGCLARCDTAGAPESVRPAGPAAPAGGPAARAGQPATVSAGVSSATAETRVTPPTVPVGVAPAAGDPGVEPWAGGPGDGEASGSDRAAGRRGYATVGGMLVFAVAAVLYYAAYDLGYPNGWVPVAVAVLTAAVALSAAPVPALSAGPVPARTGPSLPPVRTAAWATALALVAALTADETLVAGNREGPPATVRVAAYNIRMGFGIEGRFDPDALARAVGRADVVVLSEVDRGWLLNGGHDTLDLLAERLDMPYVFAPAADPLWGDAVLSRWPLAAARTRRLPAMGAPTGAQALGVTVDLGADVRLAVVATHLQPPPGREPVVQARAVAAFALGYAAGRPLVVAGDLNTEPGAPGFAEFTRAGLVDALAAARPLPTSPADDPREQIDHVFVSPGLTGADVVAPRGTASDHLPVAVTLTLPPA; encoded by the coding sequence GTGCGCTACCGCCACCGCACCACCGTCGTCACCGCCCTCGGCCTGATCCTGCTGACCGACGTGCTGCGGGTCTTCCTGCCGTCGGTCATCACCATCTTCGGGCAGGCGGCGTCCACTCCGGCCGAGCTGCTCGGGGCGTTCGCGCTCGGCTGGTTCGTGCTCCCCCTGGCCGTGCCGACGTTGGTGCGCCGGGTCGGCGTCCGGCCGGTGGCCCTCGTCGCCGCGGTGGTGCTGGCCGGCGCCCGGCTCGCCGTCACCGGCTTCCCCGGCGGGCGGGCCCAGCTCTGGCTCGCCACCGCCGGCCTGGTCGCCGGGCTCTGCTGGCTCACCGCCGTGGCCGCCGGGTCGAATCGGCCGGTACCGGGGCTGGCGCTCGGCCTGGCCGCCGCCGCGGTCCTGCACACCGTCTCCGACACCTACCGCTCGCCCTGGCTGGGCGGCGTGGAGGTCTGGGTGGTGGGCGTCGTGCTGGCCGCGCTCTTCCTGGCCGGACAGGCGCTGCCCGCGCTGCCCGCGCCGCCCGCCGGCGTCGGTGGCGCGCGTGCCTGGCTGCTGGCCGGGCCGGCGCTGCTGCTCGCCGGCATGGTGGCGCTCTCTCCGGCGGTGGCCCGCACGGCGATGTCCTACCAGTTCGGCCTGCTGGGGTCGTCGCCCGCGCAGGGCTCGGGAGCGGCCGTCGCGCCGCTGTTCGGGCCGCTGCCGGTCGCGGCGGCGGTGGGTGGGTTCCTGCTCGCCGCGCTGACGCCGCCGCGCCGGCCGGTCGGGCGGTGGATCGGCCCGGTGGCCCTGCTCGCCGGGGCCGTGCTGGTGGCCCTGGGGCGGGGCGAGCTGCTGCTGCCGGCCGTCCTGCTCACCGCGGTCGGCCTCGGTGGCTGCCTGGCCCGCTGTGACACCGCTGGGGCGCCGGAATCCGTCCGCCCAGCCGGTCCGGCCGCGCCGGCCGGTGGACCGGCCGCACGAGCCGGCCAGCCGGCGACCGTGTCGGCCGGCGTCTCGTCGGCGACGGCCGAGACCAGGGTCACTCCACCGACGGTTCCCGTCGGCGTCGCACCGGCCGCGGGGGACCCCGGCGTCGAGCCGTGGGCGGGGGGACCGGGGGACGGCGAGGCGAGCGGATCCGACCGGGCGGCGGGCCGCCGCGGGTACGCCACGGTCGGCGGGATGCTGGTCTTCGCCGTCGCGGCGGTGCTCTACTACGCCGCCTACGACCTCGGCTACCCCAACGGATGGGTGCCGGTGGCGGTGGCCGTCCTGACGGCTGCCGTCGCGCTGTCCGCCGCCCCCGTGCCGGCGCTGTCCGCCGGGCCCGTGCCGGCGCGTACCGGGCCGTCGCTGCCTCCGGTGCGGACCGCCGCGTGGGCCACGGCGCTGGCGCTGGTCGCCGCGTTGACCGCCGACGAGACGCTGGTGGCCGGCAACCGCGAGGGACCGCCGGCGACGGTGCGGGTGGCGGCGTACAACATCCGGATGGGCTTCGGCATCGAGGGCCGGTTCGATCCGGACGCCCTGGCGCGCGCCGTCGGCCGGGCCGACGTGGTGGTGCTCAGCGAGGTGGACCGGGGTTGGCTGCTCAACGGCGGCCACGACACCCTCGACCTGCTGGCCGAGCGGCTGGACATGCCGTACGTCTTCGCCCCGGCGGCCGACCCGCTCTGGGGTGACGCGGTGCTGAGCCGGTGGCCGCTGGCGGCGGCGCGCACCCGCCGGCTGCCCGCGATGGGCGCGCCGACCGGGGCGCAGGCCCTCGGCGTCACCGTCGACCTCGGTGCCGACGTACGCCTCGCGGTGGTGGCCACCCACCTGCAACCGCCGCCCGGGCGGGAGCCGGTGGTCCAGGCCCGCGCGGTGGCCGCGTTCGCCCTCGGGTACGCCGCCGGCCGCCCCCTGGTGGTGGCCGGCGACCTGAACACCGAACCCGGTGCTCCCGGCTTCGCGGAGTTCACCCGCGCCGGCCTGGTGGACGCGCTGGCGGCGGCCCGGCCGTTGCCGACCAGCCCGGCCGACGACCCGCGCGAGCAGATCGACCACGTCTTCGTCTCGCCCGGCCTCACCGGCGCCGACGTCGTCGCGCCGCGCGGCACCGCCAGCGACCACCTGCCGGTGGCGGTGACCCTGACCCTGCCGCCCGCCTGA